In the genome of Drosophila pseudoobscura strain MV-25-SWS-2005 chromosome 3, UCI_Dpse_MV25, whole genome shotgun sequence, one region contains:
- the LOC6898147 gene encoding larval cuticle protein III/IV, whose product MFKILLVCALAALVAANENAEVKELINEVNPDGFKTVVSLSDGSASQASGDVHGNIDGVFEWVSPEGVHVRVAYKADENGYQPSSDLLPVAPPIPEAILKSLAWIQAHPSKE is encoded by the coding sequence CTGCTTGTCTGCGCCCTTGCCGCCCTTGTGGCCGCCAACGAGAATGCCGAGGTCAAGGAGCTGATTAATGAGGTGAATCCCGATGGCTTCAAGACAGTGGTGTCCCTGAGCGACGGCTCTGCCTCCCAGGCCAGCGGCGATGTGCACGGCAACATTGATGGCGTCTTCGAGTGGGTCTCCCCCGAGGGTGTCCACGTTCGCGTCGCCTACAAGGCCGATGAGAATGGCTACCAGCCCTCTAGCGATCTTCTGCCCGTCGCCCCACCAATCCCAGAGGCCATCCTGAAGTCTCTGGCCTGGATCCAGGCCCACCCCAGCAAGGAATAG